The genome window CTCTAgtgtgaacttttttttttttaatttagattttttttttcttcaaactaTTTCATACCTGATACtaatatggaaaaaaaaaaaaatagtgccatatttatttctatttttataaacactttttttattattattattgttactctctttttttctttccttttttgttataGTTGGTTTATTCTTAAATTTTGAGTAAATTTCACTTTAGTGCCCGGAAGTTTCTCAAAATTCAGACTTTGCTACATGAAGTTTTTTTCGTTTAAGTCTCATACATGAACTTTAATTTTGCTACCACTTTCATACCTCCGTTAGTTTGATTGTCAAGTTTTCAGTTAAACGATGACATGCATTCATAGCTCTACTCTACGTGTACTCAAACATCTTATGCCACTTGGTCTAATTAATGGCAATTTTTtaggaaaaataatttttaatgcAGTTTtttagggggaaaaaaaaaactaataacaTAAAGGACTTTTATCATCATCATGCCTCCCAACACCCTTTCACACgattcttcatcttcatcattttcaGATTCCAAACTCTTTATCTCCCATTATTTTATgctttaattcttttattcaagttggtctctttcttctctcttctttaaGCTTAacaattcttctccatttaTTTTCAAACCTTCGAAAATTATGACATTTCTATAATATTGttgaaaggttttttttttattttttttagtgggTCAATGTGGCTCAAATTCAGTGGGTCAATATGGAGCAATAAATATCACGTCATCATTTAACAAAAAACttaacaaacaaattaatggaGGTATGAAAGTGGTAGTAAAATTAAAGTTTAGGCATGAGACTGAGGTGAAAAAAACTTTGTGTAGTAAAGTCTGAATTTTGGGAAAGTTCCGAGTAGTAAATTGAAATTtacccttaatttttttttcaaaaaaattgatttattattagaTAACAcaactttgtcatttgttTTGCAAGGGCATTTTGGTAATAAAactggttttgattttgatttctcACAATAGTAAATGGTTTTAATAGGAATTcgttttattttcaatttgattcttGACAGTTagtaaacaatttaatttgacTGACTCCGATTTCTAGTTACTCGGATTCCTACTTAACCTGATTcctgattagtaaacatgccctAAGGTTTTGGGGAATTGGGATGTTGTTGGGTAGTTTAGGAAAATGGGCTTTGGAGTTGGGCTACTATAATGGTTGGAAGGAGATTTGGGTTGTCATAATGGTTGGAAGGAGAGATTGGTTGTCATAAAGCCGATCAAGTTCAATTCGAATTGCTTTTTCATAATATAAACCGAAATCGATTTTGTCTTGGTTTTGACTTTTTTAGTCAACGTggtattttttggtttttccagGTTGGTTTAATTTTTGCGATTTTTCGATTCCGAAGCCCACCTCTAAGTACCATTGTTTTTCACTTTAACAATTACTTCATTTGTAACTGAAGTTGTTATTCACTCTCATTTTACTTTCTCATAAGCTCTCAAGCCTATGTACAATATAACAACCGTTTACCATAGTGAAAACAAGCATACAACTCAATATGGACGTAATTTATTGCCCGTGTTCTTggtgtgtttgtgtgttttttggGTCCTATCTCATTGACCCAATTTTAAACGTCAACAACTTTTATGATTTCCCACCGTCTTTCCATGAAAAAACTTGACTAATTACTTCTTCCGCGGTGTTTTATTACCAGAGAATTAAACACAACGCAACTGCCAACAGAGCGCAAGTTTGGATTCTTAAGTGGGACCAAAATGCAATTCCGCCACACAAATTAACTCCAATGTCCCAAACCAGTAGCTTGAAGTGGAAAGTTTGCCAATAGGAGTGAGGCAATCTCACCTTATCCACACTCCCACCACAATCGCTCCTTATCAAATATCCATAACCCCAAAATTACAAACCCCTCTCACAATACCTACcactttcttctcttcttgtACAAGCCCTTGATTTCAGATTGTGAAATTTTGTCTTAGTACAAGTATTATTagtgagaagaagaagaaatggtaGCCATGATTAACTCTAGTGTGTTGGCATGCAACTATGCCATCTCTGGCACTGCAATGTCTGAGCTCAATGCAAAGATGCCTTCTTCTTTTGTGGCAGCAGCTGGTCAGAAAGTGGTGCCTGCAATCAGAGCTCAACAGGCTAGAGTTTCTGCTGATTCTCAAAAGAGTGAAGGAAGACGGGCTGCTCTACTCTTCCTAGCAGCCACTGCTTTCACATCAGCTTCTGCTGCTGCCTCCAATTCCTTTGCCAATGCTGGGGTCATTGATGATTACCTAGAAAAGAGCAAAGCCAACAAGGTAGcttattaattaatgaaattaatgtatatattttcttttaaaaaaattaatcataaaTTAAGCTTAGGCTTGATTGTAGTGATTGACTTTTGGGGTATATTGTTTGTACTTTAGGAACTGAATGACAAGAAGAGGCTGGCAACAAGTGGTGCCAACTTTGCAAGAGCATTCACAGTTCAATTTGGGACATGCAAGTTCCCTGAGAACTTTACAGGCTGCCAAGATCTTGCCAAGCAAAAGGTAC of Prunus dulcis chromosome 4, ALMONDv2, whole genome shotgun sequence contains these proteins:
- the LOC117624500 gene encoding photosystem I reaction center subunit N, chloroplastic; this translates as MVAMINSSVLACNYAISGTAMSELNAKMPSSFVAAAGQKVVPAIRAQQARVSADSQKSEGRRAALLFLAATAFTSASAAASNSFANAGVIDDYLEKSKANKELNDKKRLATSGANFARAFTVQFGTCKFPENFTGCQDLAKQKKVPFISDDLKLECEGKDKYKCGSNVFWKW